Proteins from a genomic interval of Oceanispirochaeta crateris:
- the mtaB gene encoding tRNA (N(6)-L-threonylcarbamoyladenosine(37)-C(2))-methylthiotransferase MtaB: MKAAFFTLGCKLNQCETEALADSFEKQGFHITEFSDASDVYVVNTCTVTSKSEQKARRVIRKVSRDFPDSLVLVTGCYAQLEPELIGELGDNVLSVPLDQKDLIMDMAAYLASGQADGLDLYKHAGFWLETQAPGIEGSQSRFRFSAADFNFHARAFLKIQDGCDHRCAYCRVCLARGKSVSLDSSVLLERLKELEAKGYREVVLTGVNIDSYSDGEMDLSDLLETILDQTEGFRIRLSSLEPETLLSRDLSILSHPRICPHFHVSAQSCSNSVLERMNRPYRSESVKNAVERLRELKDHPFIAADIICGFPGETDEEHRETVAALEQLNFSRIHVFPFSPRPGTAAWSMKPAIPERITGERTGDIRKISKSSYGQYLNDQNGKQLKVLLEEQSSSGGQQYWEGTSENYLRVRIPYDMDLQRGSILLCRVRRLEQQILYATVE, from the coding sequence ATGAAAGCCGCCTTTTTTACTCTCGGATGCAAACTGAATCAGTGCGAAACCGAGGCACTTGCGGATTCATTTGAAAAGCAGGGATTTCATATTACCGAGTTTTCCGATGCGTCCGATGTTTATGTCGTTAATACATGTACGGTGACCTCGAAGAGTGAACAGAAAGCCCGGCGGGTTATTCGTAAGGTCAGTCGGGATTTTCCAGATTCTCTCGTGCTGGTTACAGGCTGTTATGCACAGCTTGAACCGGAATTGATTGGAGAATTGGGTGATAATGTTCTCTCTGTCCCCTTGGATCAAAAAGATCTGATTATGGATATGGCAGCCTACCTGGCCAGTGGACAAGCTGATGGCCTGGATCTCTATAAACACGCCGGATTCTGGCTTGAGACTCAAGCTCCCGGGATCGAGGGGTCCCAAAGCCGTTTTCGCTTTTCGGCGGCGGATTTTAATTTTCACGCCAGAGCATTCTTGAAAATTCAGGATGGCTGTGACCATCGATGCGCCTATTGCCGTGTTTGCCTTGCCAGGGGGAAATCAGTCAGTCTGGATAGTTCTGTCCTGCTTGAGCGCTTGAAAGAACTTGAAGCAAAGGGTTACAGGGAAGTCGTTCTTACAGGAGTGAATATAGACTCATATTCTGATGGTGAAATGGACCTTTCTGATCTGCTTGAAACCATTCTGGATCAAACCGAAGGCTTTCGTATAAGGCTGTCTTCTCTTGAACCGGAGACCCTTCTCAGTCGGGATCTTTCTATTCTGTCCCATCCCAGAATCTGTCCTCATTTTCATGTTTCTGCTCAGTCCTGCAGCAATTCTGTCCTGGAGAGAATGAATCGCCCCTATCGGTCCGAATCTGTGAAGAATGCCGTTGAGAGACTGAGAGAGTTGAAAGATCATCCATTTATCGCAGCCGATATTATTTGTGGGTTTCCTGGAGAGACTGATGAGGAACACAGAGAGACTGTGGCAGCCTTAGAACAGCTTAATTTCTCAAGAATCCATGTCTTTCCTTTTTCTCCCCGTCCCGGTACGGCAGCCTGGAGTATGAAGCCGGCTATTCCCGAGAGAATCACTGGTGAACGAACAGGGGACATTCGAAAAATATCCAAAAGTTCATATGGTCAATATCTGAATGACCAAAATGGGAAACAGCTGAAAGTCTTACTGGAAGAACAGAGCAGCTCCGGAGGGCAGCAGTATTGGGAAGGAACTTCTGAAAATTATCTGAGAGTCCGTATTCCCTATGATATGGATCTCCAGAGGGGTTCAATTCTCCTTTGTCGTGTCCGTCGTTTGGAGCAGCAGATCCTTTATGCCACTGTCGAGTAG
- a CDS encoding uracil phosphoribosyltransferase, with product MDKKVILKAEDLNGYLTDDDHKNINEMNRFYGQAIESFRSLSVAEGNSSVIKKETDKIIKLYDIMGDFMKEITSKEESIRVYSFETPQIKHGEVSRLIAKLRDQRTPHDEFVYYVQRAYELLFNLAYDSGDTKSKNHLIVKTPVTVPVQNYAVHKIPDVDDAISNSVMCVMLRGALLPSMILSKEIQEYSSTGYVTPFALFKIKRDDSRMKHNMEYILDLEKSFFNPEDLHDKDLIFADPMNATGGSLVTIVKYILELGVKPRSIRFLNVISALKGTLQIIRSIEDITCYTLWMDPVLNDAAYILPGLGDAGDRLNGKDLDDYPRNMIQLIADYGTTLANLYRSQVRTIEQTILGI from the coding sequence ATGGATAAAAAAGTAATACTCAAAGCAGAAGATCTGAATGGTTATTTGACCGATGATGATCATAAGAATATTAATGAAATGAACAGGTTTTATGGTCAGGCTATCGAATCTTTCCGGTCTCTTTCAGTGGCTGAGGGGAATTCTTCGGTTATTAAAAAGGAAACGGATAAAATAATTAAGCTCTATGACATCATGGGCGACTTCATGAAGGAAATTACATCTAAAGAAGAGTCTATCAGGGTCTATTCCTTTGAGACTCCCCAGATTAAGCATGGGGAAGTTTCCAGATTGATAGCCAAGCTCAGAGATCAAAGAACACCCCATGATGAATTTGTATATTATGTGCAAAGAGCCTATGAACTCCTATTCAATTTAGCCTATGACAGTGGCGACACAAAAAGCAAAAACCATCTGATTGTCAAAACTCCTGTGACAGTTCCTGTTCAAAATTACGCGGTGCATAAGATTCCGGATGTGGACGATGCTATTTCTAACTCCGTCATGTGCGTTATGCTGCGGGGGGCACTCCTTCCTTCCATGATTCTCAGTAAGGAAATACAGGAGTATTCTTCAACAGGTTATGTGACACCCTTTGCTCTGTTTAAAATAAAGAGAGATGATTCAAGGATGAAACATAATATGGAATACATCCTTGACCTGGAAAAATCATTTTTTAACCCGGAAGATCTCCATGATAAAGATCTGATTTTTGCCGATCCCATGAATGCTACCGGTGGTAGTTTGGTTACCATTGTTAAATATATATTGGAACTGGGAGTGAAACCCCGTTCAATCCGTTTTTTAAATGTTATATCCGCTTTGAAAGGAACTCTGCAGATCATCCGGTCTATTGAAGATATTACCTGTTACACTCTGTGGATGGATCCTGTTCTGAATGATGCTGCTTATATTCTTCCCGGGCTGGGAGATGCCGGAGACAGGCTGAACGGGAAAGACTTAGATGATTATCCTAGGAATATGATCCAGCTGATTGCAGACTACGGAACCACATTGGCAAATCTATATAGATCACAGGTAAGGACTATTGAGCAGACAATTCTGGGCATTTAA